GAGTCCCCCCTACCCACCGGGCTCCCACCCCTCAGAGAATGTAGGCTGAATGAGGCTCATAGGAAAGGCTGGGGCAGACAAGGGGCCTTGTCACCCAGAAAAGGGATGAGACTGCTGTTTGTGGCCATGAACTTGAAGCCTAGCTCCACGTTTATTTGCAGTGGGTTTTGTAAGGCAAGTCAGGGAACCGCCCTGGCCCCGGGGAAGTcagggaacccccccccccagcctcgaTTTTCCAATGTCTTATGACATTCGGCTAGTTAACGTGCAGAGTCTGAGCTCTTGTCTGTGGAAGGAGAGGGACAACTGAAGCTCCAGCTAAAAGCTCCACTAGTTCTCACATCCCAAAACTTGTTTCTGTCTCAGCAACTGCTGCTCATTACAAAACAAACCCTCCCACAGACACAAGCAGGTCTCTAAGGGATCTCTGAGCGGCAGCATCTTTATAAACCAGTTTGAGCTAGCCCTGCCATTCAGTGTGGTTATCTACTCATTCATATGCAGTGCCAAGCCACCCCTGCATGGGCACTGAAGCCGCTGGCAGACATCAGGCCCAGAAAGAAAGGCATATGTAGGTGCCCTTCTCTCTCAGCCACAGAGCCAGCTCCTTGCAGGGGTGCAAAAAAAATGGGAAAGGCCTGTGCAGCCCTCATGTCCCATGCTTTCCCTGACCTTGCAGCCAGGAAACCCCATTGCCATCCCAGCCGAAGGTACTTACGGCGGTGagaagccacctgcctctgcttataGACCAGCAGCAGAATGAGTGGCAGGCAGAGGATCCCCACGATGCAGGCACCCGTGGCCAGGGCTGCAGCTGTGATACCTAGAAGGACAAGAGCAGCAGGCGTGAGGGTCCCCTTCCCACTTCAGAAGGGAATCTGAGTCACAgaatgacaccccccccccagaggtGGTCAGATTCTATTAGATAGGAgaagggagctgggcaggaataGAATCTACATAGCATTTGTGGGAAGGTTCCCAAGCTCTGTGGGTACAGACTCTGGAGGTATGTATGTGGGCCCGGCTACCCCAAAGACTTAGGACACCTTTGTAAAGCCACCCTGACTGCAGTTCCCTTTATTCTAAGGGGTATCCATTGCAGAGAAAGCTTAGTCTCCATCTGGAGCCAGGCTCTTCATAGGAAGATGATGAGGCACTGGAAGAAGTAGttgttggggctagagagatggctcagaggttaagaacactggcttttcttccagaggtcctgagttcaattcccagcaaccacatgatggctcataaccatctgtaatgaagtctggtgccctcttctggcatatatgtatgtatacataataaataattttttttaaaaagtagtagtTGTCCAAACCACACCCATGGTTTCAGAGCAGACAAGATGAGAGGCCCAGACATCCGGGCCCCATATCCAGACCCTTAGTGACCTGAAGAAGCCAGGAAGGTCTAGGAACCTCCTTTCAGAGACAGCCCTatgtcccccaccccctcccacttGCTTTTAAAGATGAATGTTTTACTGCAATGAAGACAGAATACTCCAGCCttaccaggcatgatggtgcaagCCTTTTATTCCActttgcactcaggaggcagaggcgggtggatctcagtgagttcaaggccagcctggtctacagagtgagttctagcacagtcaagactacatagagaaaccctgtctcaaaaaaataaaaataaactctagCCCATCCTTTGAGGGGATCTTTGATCTTTCTAGAGTGAGAACCCTAGAAGCGTGGCCCCACGATCACTCatggacacgtgcacacacaccagttaCAAGAGAATACAATTTGCCACAAGAATTAGAGGATTAGGGTAGGGGTGTAGCATTTGACTAGCATGCATAGCCCctgaattccattcccagcactcaagaaagggagggaagactagagaaatgtcctttaaaaaaaaatctttaaatagtCAAAAACAAAGGGGCTAGAAAAATGTCTCAGTCGGTAAAGCGGTTGCTGTCACCTGAAAGCTGTTCTCTAGAACCCTTTTAAGAAGCCAGGTATGGTCACATGTAGCTGTCAACTGAGGTGGTGGTCGGGTGTGTGGAGATGGGAGAATCTATGGGAATCTCTGGTCAGCCAGTTTGTCCTAACTATAAGCtacagagtcagtgaaagaatcTACCTCAAAAACTTAAGCAGCGAGCAATTAAGGAAGATacccaacatcaacctctggttatgtatgtacacataacatacatgcacacacagaaatgtaaacacatttttaaaaaaaagtctcttccttcccctcaacCTGGAGCCCCTCACAGCCCACAATCCTCCTCTATCTAGATCTGGTCTTATCTTATGGGAACACAGAAGAATGTTCTCCCGACCCCCAAACACAGTTTGGACATCTCTCTGTCTACACAGAGACCCACTTCATTCTTCCCAGGGCTCTATTATATACAACTTGctccaaatggatggaaacatCCCTATCTGGTGGGGACATTGTTTACTTCCATTTTCAACAGTCCTCATACTGCAACAAAGAATCCTTGGGCTCAGATTTCTGCTCTCCGGGGCAGTACATCTGGACCTAAGCACTTAGCATCAAAGCACTGAGCCACAGACCATCCTGTGCGTGTTTTCTCCTAGGCTGTTGCAAAATCGTCTCGGAAAGGGCCATGCCACTGCGTGAGCCCCATATCGTAGGGGGTTGGTTTATTTCAGTCCATCTGCTGACTCCAGGAGTTTAGCTGGGAACAGACGAGCCCTTGGAACCACAACTAGAGTAAGGCCATTTCCTTCCCAATTTGAGCCTTTCTCTCTGCCAAAGCATGGCTAGGATCTCTTGTCATAGGATCAGGTTCACCTCCAGAAAGCTCTAGGAGCCGGATGTGTCGTGGTCTATTTGCTGCCTCTGCACTTTATTTGGGAACAAAGGCCATTTTTATCCCACTGTAAGGCTAAGCAATGTGGAAGCATAAATGGGCTCGCAGTGAGGTGTATGGAACCGAGCAGACCATTGGCAGGCACTTGAGAAGTACCCATTGGTATGGAAACAGTACCAATTGCTAGGCGAATTTCAAAGGACGTTCCAATCCACAGGAAAGCGGCATCCCTGCCGGTTTTAATGCGGCTGCATCTGAACACGGAATATTGAAAGTGAAAACGGTCCATAATTCATGCCGTTCCGTGTGGCTAAACCCCATCCAAGGACCTTACTGTGGGCAACCTGAGAAGCTGGCTGCAGAAGCACTCTTCTGTCATCCCACAGTTACTAAGCAACTCATGGCACAGTTAGCCAGGTGCTCACAACCTGCCTTGGAGATTTGGCCGGGACCTCCCTGCCTGACCCTCTTGTCTGCAAGTGGCAATCCTGCCCTCTACAGTTCTTTGGTTTCACTTCCAGAGCCTGTTTCCTTATACGCTGGGCTTGTTGTCCAGGCTACTGTTGGGGCAGGCTTAGAGGTATGTATGCGGACCCGGCTGCCCCCAGAGGGTTAGGACACCTTTGTAAAGCCACCCCAACTGCAGCTGCCTTTACTCCAAGGTGGCACCCATTGCAGAGAAAACTTAGTCTCCATCTGGAGCCAGGCTCTTTCTGGGAAGGGGATGAGACACTGATGGAAATAGTTGCCAAAGCCACCCCCACGTCATGTGCCAGGTCTTCTCAGAGCAGGCAGGATGGGAAGGCCCAGCTTGCTCAGTCTAAGTTCAGAGCCTGCCAGGtaccctgtgggtgtgtgcaaaGGAGGCTAAGGAAAGCATCATCTGGCACATCCTGCTGTAACAGGATGGGAAGGGTACAGAGACAGGCTGCCCCGCCCTGTCCTGATCTCAGGGGAAATCCACAGCCCCTCGGCAATGCCTTGAAATGTCAGCCCACACCTTGGGCaggctccttcccctccccaacaCTTCCTCTTACCTGAAACGCACTTGGACTTGGTCCTGGTTTAATCTAAGCTCTACTCTCCTACAGGGTAGCATTTAGCTACTCAGACCGGAattagaaaaaggggaaaaacaaaGAGCTGGCCTGGAAGCATCATTAACAGGCCCAGCCAGTGCCGCGGTTGAGCGCTTGTGTACGAGAGTTGAGGTTGGGGCCTTCCAGAGTTAATGAACGGCAGAGAATAGTGCTTAGCAGCTGGCCCCGGGGCCTGGTTAGCAATGGCATGGGTGGCCAGGCAAAGATTCTAGAAATGGGTTCAGAAACCCACCTGTGTGTACCATCAGTTCCCATCCCTTAGCACAGGGACGGAAGAGTTGCCTTGGGATATTAGGCCTCCTGTGCATCAAGAGGAAATCGGTACCCACACCTCCATGGTGATGGAGCTACCCTTGCAGACTGGTGGCTGAGTACTCAGTGCAGTCTTCACCCCCTCCCTACTGTTTTGTTCTCCAGCTCCCTGGACCTGAGACACACGCGGTTCCCATCCCATGCCCTAGGTAACATGTGCTTAGATAACCTAACATGTCGTAGGCATTCCCGTTCCTCAATAGAGAAATGCCGAAAGCGGTAGTGCTCCCCAGactctccacacacactcccaatGTCCACCCAGGAACCAACTCGGGTTTAGTGGCCAGTGTGGAGACTGCATGAACCAGGAATGTGGAAGGGGACATCAGAGGTCACTAGTCATCCCCTGCCCTCAACAACCGCAGTGGGATGGAGCATGTTCTTTTGGCCCCCAACAAGACACTTCACTGGACAATAGCTCAAGGAAGCCGGAGCCAGAAAGTGATGTCACAGCTCCAAGAATTGGCAAGGGTTTAAGACATCAAAACCCAAGGGCGGAGATGCAAGGAAAAGAAACCACCTTGCGAACCACCTTGGGGGTCAAGTTTACACTTCCACCTCCCCCTTGAGTTTTTCTTCTAGAGTCTCAGAAGTAGGAAAGTCCCCAACCTCCTTGGCCTGTCCACCTCACACTTCTCCAGTGCTCTCCCCTCTACCATCTTGTGTCTCTGTCCCCAAGATTGAAAACATACGGCTTCTTTTCACAAAGTCCCATTGAAGTTGGGTGTAGTGGttcacacctgaaatcccagaacTTCataggcaaaggcaggaggattgctgcaaatttgaggccagcctgttctacatagcaagttccaggtcagccatgaCCTGCCTGAAcctcctaccccccccccccccccactaacgACATGCCAGGCAGTAGCAGAAGTAGCAGTTTGCAAAGAGAGATTCTTGAGGAAGAAGCAGGGCCGGGGTGATTGCTCAGAGTGAAGGAGCCATGGGGAAGTGACCATCGCCCATGCCCCACCGCTCTGTCCCTCAAACGCATTCATGTGGGCACACAGTGTAAACTGTTTggtgggaaggaagaggatgCTCAGAGGGGAAGTGAGGACAGCACCGTGGCTTGGTGCTGAGGACACACTGGAGCTCAGCAGTGTATGGCAGAAGGGCGTGAACCAAAGGCCTCCCTGCCACACTGGTGTGGCTGGCTCTCACTCAGTTTTGTACATGGTGgggttgttggttggttggtttgaaaATACGTGTAATTTGACTAGAAAGTTGCTTTGGTCTTTGAGGCTTCACACAAGGCTGTTGTTTGGCTGGCTCAAACGCTCATGCatgaggtcagggtcagggttttCCCTTCTGCCCCTCCAGAGCCTAAGCAAGAGCTAGCTCACACTAGATGCCTGATGAACCTATAAATCACAGCCCTCTTTCTGTGGAAGTGGGGGGCACCCTAAGACATGTCCCCTTGCCTACTGTATATGCCACAGGGCATTCGCCAACCAGCCTCCCTGAGAGCAGAGCCCTCCAGCTCTGTCTGGGCCAGCACCGGGGCTGCCCTTCACTCTGCATGCCCAGTCCCCTTCCACATGCACAGGAGAGATGGACAGGCTACAGTCACGGGCCTGCTGTGCCACTGGGCAGTGTGAGCATGTGTCACCTCTGCCAAGTGGGAATGGCGATCCGTGCTTCACAGAGCAAGCAGTAGCAGGGGCCGGGGCTTCTGGGGCCACAGtcaagaaggagaaggagaatagaagcagcagcagagagaatgGAGTCTGCGGGCATATGGTCCTGAGGTGAGAGTCCAGAACTGGGTCCGGGCCCACGGTCAATACAGAAAGAACAGAGTGCCCAGAAGAGACGGGGGTAGCCATCCTTACTGTCACTCTCCTGCTCATTAGACGGGTATGCAGTGCATGTCAATGGTGAGTCTTTGCCTGTGGGAACAAAGAGAAGGCTGTTAGGCAAGTGTGAGGCTCATGGGGTCATGGATGTTGGTCCAGGCTAGCAACTCCTCTCTTGTCATAGGAATCCATGCTAATGCCTGCCTGTCAATGCTGGCCCCTGGAGTCTGTACACCTatgcatgtgtgaacacatgCAAGTGTGAGCATATgggcatgcatgcgcacacacatgcacacacacacatgcacacacacacacacacacacattttcttaccCTGGATGTTCTCATGACACCTTCTAAGGCAAATGGGTACCTACTGGTACATCTCGATTCAGTCAGGTCTTGCATTCTCAACtgggcagacaggcagatataTACACACCTCACAgccatttagccatgatcaactCAAACTAAGTACAAGGTCAGCTGCCCTATGGCCTGCATTTTATCAGGAGAAGAAATGCTACCAGTTTAGGTACGTACACCCTCTCACATGAAAAGGTCACTCTGCCGCaaatacaggcacacacaagtGTCCGCACCCACTCCTTACACAGCCAACATACCCTTGAGGGCCACGTCACTCATAGTCTCGTACATAGTCTCGTGGCAGAGATGCAGACACCTCCTCCCCACACCCCCAGCCATATGTGTTTGGACAGAACGCTCACCTGTCTGTACCTGCAGCTCCATGTACCCGTAGGACCGTTGGTCTAGGTGGTGGTGCTTGATTTCTAACACCTGACAACAGTAGACACCACTGTCCTGCAGGGTCACATGGTGTATGGTGATTGAGAAGTTACCGTGGTGGTCGAAAGCTAACTCGAGTCCGTGGGCCTGGGCCTGGTCGTGGCTGCCATTGGCCGTCTGGTGGCTTCCATGGTGTGGACGAAAGTGCTGGGCCGTGAAGTTGCGTATGGGCCGATGTTCTTTGCATACTTGAACCTCACTTCGTGAGCTGAGGTACCATGCCTTGTAGAAGGTTGCCTCGTGCCCTTTGGGCACAGAGCCCAGGATCCTGCAGGTGAGGGTGACGTTCTGCCCTTCAGGACACACGTACAGAGAATACGGGGTGGCGACCTTGAAGGCTGCCACTGGACCTGCTCAGAGAAAGGAAAGCCTCTGTCACCTGCCTGAGGGTGAGGAGAAAGCTTGACTTTAGTCACTCCCCAGCTGTAGACCCTGGGCAAGTCAAGTGACCTCCTGAGCCTTGGCCCCTTGCTTAATACACGCTCAATTTCAACCTgcatgggaggaaggggagaggatggGAGCAGAGGAAGGACTTGAGCCAAACAACAAACTAACCAGCCAAGATAGGGCCTTCTCCCAAGTAGAACATTGAGGGCAATGGCTCCACCTTGGACATCCCTCCCCTGCATAGGAAGGAGGTCCAAAGGAGAATGAAAGATCTTAGTCTTTGGCCACGCTCCTGGAGAGTACAACATCTTCTGCTCACCCCTACTCCTCAACCAGGCCACACCTTCTTCCAATTCCTTCTCACTGGGCACTAACCAATACCTGCAAGGACAGGGCCAGTGCCAGGTGCCCTACCTCTACTTGGGAGCCAGTGACCCAAGACAAACCTGCGCTCATGATCCTGTGGGCAGAGGCCAGCCAGTGTCTGGATTTCAGAGACTTGGGAGGGAAAAAATGCCCTTCCAGGGATGGGTGTGGCCCTTCTGGAAAAGGGTTGGGTCTTTGGACTTTGAATGAGACTTCACAAGTGAGTACTTCTACCTAGGCACAATAGTAGGAAAGCAGGGACACTCAGAGCATCTGAGGGACAGGGATGCATGACAGGTCCTCATCCACACACCTCATCCATCTTCCCTAAGCACATAAAAAATCCTCTTGCCCCCATCTCAACCCCCAGTTCCTCTGTTGCTCAACTTGATGGAGCATGAAGGcatgttctttgttgttgttttgttttgttgtttttttagacgggggggggggggtaatgtaTCCTGGGTTGGCCCCAGACATACTAGGTATCTGAAGATGACCCTGAgctaatcttcctgtctctacctctcagaTGGTGAGATTTTGGACATGTGCCACCAGCTCAGCACAGGGTCTCacactcagggcttcatgcaccaagccatatccccagcctgGACCCAGTTTTTTGAGACCAGAATCTGAGCCAGAGCCCCTGCTCCGCTCCCTAACTGTGTGAGcctgttcccccacccccaccccgtgaaGAGAATGGCATTCACTACAGCAcaggctgggagaagaaaggtgggGTGCAGAGGGCTCTAACGTGAGAGGGGCTCTGGTCAGCACACCTTAGCATTGCTTTGCTTTTCGTTCATGTTGCAGGGACTGCAGGCGATCTGGCAGTCAGGGAAGAGGGTTTAGAATACAGAGAGCGTATGAATGGAGGGCCAGAGTCCTCGCTCAGTCAGAAAAATGTTCGCCTCCAaaacatgaggccctgggtttggatccctagaaccctAGAATCTACGTGTGTTAGAAcgggcctgtaattccagtgacGGCGAGATGGGAGGTAGAAAGAGGTGGATGCCGAGAacttgctagccagccagcctagacttGGTGATGTTCCAGagcaatgagagaccctgtctgaaaaggtAGGAGGGACACCTGCCACCAAGTTTAATGACCGGAGTTCAagccacatgatggaaggagagaatcgagTCCAGTTCCTGCAAGTAGTCCtttgcctccacacacatgcacccacacacaaaataagtacatAAATGTTTTTACAAGGTGCATAGTGACACCtgagggtgtcctctgacctccatacacttgcacgcacatgcacgcatacagactctctctctctctgccccatccAGAGGTGCCACCTGGACCTCTTCCTCGGAGG
The nucleotide sequence above comes from Microtus pennsylvanicus isolate mMicPen1 chromosome 7, mMicPen1.hap1, whole genome shotgun sequence. Encoded proteins:
- the Vsir gene encoding V-type immunoglobulin domain-containing suppressor of T-cell activation, giving the protein MGVPTVPEACGLRCETLLLALFLTASRGPVAAFKVATPYSLYVCPEGQNVTLTCRILGSVPKGHEATFYKAWYLSSRSEVQVCKEHRPIRNFTAQHFRPHHGSHQTANGSHDQAQAHGLELAFDHHGNFSITIHHVTLQDSGVYCCQVLEIKHHHLDQRSYGYMELQVQTGKDSPLTCTAYPSNEQESDSITAAALATGACIVGILCLPLILLLVYKQRQVASHRRAQELVTMDSNTQGIENPGFENTPPFQGMPEAKTRPPLSYVAQRQPSESGRHLLSDPSTPLSPPGPGDVFFPSLDPVPDSPNSEVI